The genomic segment CGCCTACATGCCGCGCAGCAACGACCGGCCCGACCCGGTGGGTTGGGAAGCCTTCATCAGCATGGGGCACCTGCGCAGCCAGCTGCTGCCCGGCGTCACCTTCGACAGCGATCCGGAAGCCTACCGCCAGCTCACGCTGCGCCTGGACGAAGTCGTGCTCGCCTCGCTGGCGGCCGAGCGCGCCAACAGCTGGGACGCCGAGGTCGGCCACGTCTCCGTGAACATGAACGTCGCCAGCATGGTGTCCGACGCTTTCGAGCGCCTGGCGACCTACCTTGCCGACCAGGTGGACGCGGAACTCTGGGTTGAGCTGACGATCCCCGACATCCTTGAAAATCTGGACTCTTTCCGCGAAGCCCAGCGGATGCTGGAAAAGTACAACGTCCGCACGATGGCGGACCGGGTGACGCCGGAGACCCTCGCCCAGGCGGAAGCCGCCAAGCTCGACCTGCACGGCTACAAGTTCGTCTGGGACCGCCGCGACAAGGGGCTCGACTCCATCCGCGACGCCGTGAAGACGGTGACCGCCCAGGACCGCCCGGTGGTGCTGTGCCGGGTGGAAGAGGCGCGCGGCGTGAAGGCGGCGCAGACGCTGGACGTGCGCCACTTCCAGGGCTTCTACGTCGACGACCTGCTCGCCTTCGGCTCCATGGACGAGATGGAGGACGCGGCGGGCTAAACGGCACCATCGCTTGTGGGCGCAGCCAGCGCGGTGATCGCCTCGCCTTCCAGGCGCATGCGGATCCACTCGTTCATCGCCACGGCGCCCTGGCGCTCGTAAAAAGCGATGGCATCGCTGTTCCAGTCCAGCACGCTCCACTCGATGCGCCCGAAGTCCTCGCGGCACGCCTTGTCCGCCAGGCAGCGGAAAACGCCCTTGCCCAGGCCCTGGTTGCGCCACGCCGGGCGGATGTAGAGATCCTCGATGTAGATGCCGTGTTTTCCCTGGAAGGTGGAGTAGGTGTAGTAGTACAGCGCGAAGCCCGCCGGCTCGCCGTCGCATTCCACGATCATGGCGAACACCTTGGGCTCGGGCGCGAAGAGCGTGCGGTGTAGCGCCGCCTCGTCCGCCTCGACGGCGTGCAAAAGCGCTTCGTACTCGGCCAGCTCGCGGATCATCCGCAGGATCAGGGGAACGTCGCGCGGCTCGGCGTCGCGGTGGTGCACCGTCGGCATGCGGCGGGCCCTCTTGGCGGCATGGGTTACTGGTCGCGAAGCTCGGCGAGCCTGGGCAGCAGATCGTTTTCCAGGATCGTGCGCGTGAGCGCGCCGTTGTGCTTGTAGCGGATGACGCCGTTGGGGCCCACCAGGAAGGTTTCGGGCACGCCCGAGATGCCCAGGTCGATGCCCACGCCCGCGCGCTTTTCGGAGAGCACGCCCACGGCGCGGTAGGGGTTGCCCAGTTCGTTCAGCCACGCGCGTGCCTTGGCCGGCGCGTTCTTGTAGGCGATGCCGTAAACTGGAATGCCGCGCTGCTCGGCCAGGTGCATGATGACCGGATGCTCGGCGCGGCACGGTGCGCACCACGAGGCGAAGACGTTCACCAGGACCGGGCCCTCGTGGGCCGTCAGCGTTGCCAGGCTCACGCCGCCGCCGCGCACACCCGCCAGCGCGGGCAGGGTGAAGTCCGGAATGCGTTCGCCCACCATGCCCGTGGGCACGGCGTCCGGGTCGTGGCCCGGCTGCAGGCCCCAGTAGGCCAGCCCCGCGAAGGCCAGCACCGCCAGCAGCGGCAGCGCGAACAGCAGCCGCCGGCCCAGGCCGGGGGGCGTCGCGCCGTGCTCGCTCATTCCGCCGTCATGCCCTCCGGCGCGCCCTTCTTCCATTCACCGGCTTTTTCCAGGGCCTCCTGCACTTCCGGCGGCACGTAGTTCTCGTCGTGCTTGGCGAGCACATTGTCGGCGGCCAGGACGCCGTTGCCGTTCATCTGGCCCTTCACGACGACGCCTTTGCCCTCGGCGAAGAGGTCCGGCAGCAGGCCGCGGTATTCCACCGGGATCTCGGTGCGCTTGTCGGTGATGGCGAAGGTCACCAGCCCCTCGCCGTGGTGCGCCACCGAGCCCTCGACGACCAGCCCGCCGACCCGGAGCTGCCGGTCGGCCGGGATCTCCTTCGCGCGCAGCTCCGTGGGCGCGTAGAAGAAGACCACGCTGTCGCGGAAGGCCGTGAGCACCAGCGCCGTCGCCCCGCCGACCAGCAGCAGCATCAGGGCGATCAGGCTCAGCCGGCGTTTCTTGCGCTGCGTCATGACTCCCCGTCGGTGTCGCGCTGCCGCCGGCGGCCGCGTTCCAGCGCCGCCACGGCGCGCTGGCGAGCGCGCAGCTGGCGCACGGACTGCACCACCAGCCCGCCCATCACGAGCACGCTCAGCCCGTACGCGGGCCAGATGTAGGCCGCGTAGCCGCCCATCGCCAGATAGTCCAGCACCGCCTGCATCGCCTCAATCCCCGCGCAGCTGCAGCGCGCGCAGGTTGCGCTCGCGCACCGCCAGCAGCTCGGCCTTCATGCGCACCAGCACCACGGTGGCGAAGAAGGCGGTGAACCCGGCCCCCATAACCAGCAGCGGCCACAGCATCGAGACGTGGATGGCGGGTGCGTCGAAGCGCATCACGCTCGCCGTCTGATGGAGCGTGTTCCACCAGTCCACCGAGAACTTGATGATGGGCACGTTGACGAAGCCCACGATCGCCAGCACCGCCGCCGCCTTGCGCCCGCGCGCCGGGTCCTCGAACGCGCCCGCCAGCGCCATGTGGCCCAGGTAGAGGAAGAAGAGCACCAGCATCGACGTCAGGCGCGCGTCCCAGACCCACCAAGCGCCCCACATGGGCTTGCCCCACAGCGAGCCCGTCGCCAGCGCCAGGAAGGTGAAGGCCGCGCCCACGGGCGAGGCCGCGTGCGCCGCGATGTCCGCCAGCGGGTGCCGCCACACCAGGGCCACGACGCTCGCCGCCGCCACGGTCGTGTAGGCGAAGAGCGCCAGCCACGCCGAGGGCACGTGGACGTACATGATCTTCACGCTCATGCCCTGCTGGTAGTCCGGCGGCGAGAGCGCCAGGGCGCCCACCAGCCCCACCGCCAGCAGCGCCGCCGTCAGCCCCGCGAGCCAGGGCAGCACGGCGTCGGCAAGGCGCAGGAAGCGCCCGGGGTTCGCCCAGCGGTGAAGGTTCCACCGGCGCTGAGCCGGCGCGGCCGTGTCGGTCATCGAGCCGTCCGTCATTCCTCACGGCCCGCATTTTGAGCGCGGGCCGAGCGACGTGTGTGTGGCCCCAACCCCCTCTATGATCTCCCCCTTGCACGCCTCCGGCGTGCGAGGCGAGCCAAGCTCGCCTGTCCCCCTCCAGGGCCAGGGGGAGATGGGTTTGGGGCGGCGGCCCGAAACCCAGAGGTGGATGGGGCATGATGACATCAGCCGATCACGCCACCGCCTGGCGCACGCCCGCCGCGGCGGCCCAGGGCGCCAGCGCCGTCGCGCCCAGCAGCATGGCACCCAGCAGCATCAGGTGCGGGCGCACCGGCAGCCCCGCCAGGCTGGCGTCCACCGCCGCCACCCCGAAGATCAGCACGGGGATGTAGAGCGGCAGCACCACCAGCGGCATCAGCACGCCGCCGCGCCGCGCCCCCAGCGTCAGCGCCGCGCCCACGCTGCCGATCAGGCTCAGGCACGGCGTGCCCAGCAGCATCGCCAGCAGCAGGACAGGATACGCCGAAGAGGGCAGCGCGTACATCAGCGCGATCACCGGCGCCGCGACCACCACCGGCAAGCCGCTGGTCAGCCAGTGCGCCGCCGTCTTGGCCGCGACGATCACCGGCAGCGGCGCGGGCGCGCGCGCCAGCAGCTCCAGCGACCCGTCCAGATGGTCGCGCTCGAACAGCCGGTCCAGGGACAGCAGCACCGCGAGCAGCGCCGTCACCCAGACCACGCCGGGCGCGATGCGCGCCAGCAGCTCTGTGCCCGCGCCCACGCCGAAGGGAAACAGGCTCGCCGCCAGCACGAAGAAGAGCACCGCCAGCATGGCGTCCCCGCGCTGGCGCAGCGCCAGCCGCAGGTCGCGCGCGAGCACCTGGGCGAAGGTCGCAGCCAGCCCGCCGCTCGCGGCACCGCCTCCGGTCACGGGATCGCCTGGCTTCACGGGATCGCCTCCGGGGGCAGGGGAGCGGGTTCGTGGTTGCGCATGTCCAGCTCGCGCGCGGCCGCGAGGTCGAGCGGCTGATGGGTCGCCGCGACGACGATCCCGCCCGCC from the Limimonas halophila genome contains:
- a CDS encoding GNAT family N-acetyltransferase; this translates as MPTVHHRDAEPRDVPLILRMIRELAEYEALLHAVEADEAALHRTLFAPEPKVFAMIVECDGEPAGFALYYYTYSTFQGKHGIYIEDLYIRPAWRNQGLGKGVFRCLADKACREDFGRIEWSVLDWNSDAIAFYERQGAVAMNEWIRMRLEGEAITALAAPTSDGAV
- a CDS encoding heme ABC transporter permease — translated: MTDTAAPAQRRWNLHRWANPGRFLRLADAVLPWLAGLTAALLAVGLVGALALSPPDYQQGMSVKIMYVHVPSAWLALFAYTTVAAASVVALVWRHPLADIAAHAASPVGAAFTFLALATGSLWGKPMWGAWWVWDARLTSMLVLFFLYLGHMALAGAFEDPARGRKAAAVLAIVGFVNVPIIKFSVDWWNTLHQTASVMRFDAPAIHVSMLWPLLVMGAGFTAFFATVVLVRMKAELLAVRERNLRALQLRGD
- the ccmB gene encoding heme exporter protein CcmB; this encodes MKPGDPVTGGGAASGGLAATFAQVLARDLRLALRQRGDAMLAVLFFVLAASLFPFGVGAGTELLARIAPGVVWVTALLAVLLSLDRLFERDHLDGSLELLARAPAPLPVIVAAKTAAHWLTSGLPVVVAAPVIALMYALPSSAYPVLLLAMLLGTPCLSLIGSVGAALTLGARRGGVLMPLVVLPLYIPVLIFGVAAVDASLAGLPVRPHLMLLGAMLLGATALAPWAAAAGVRQAVA
- the ccmE gene encoding cytochrome c maturation protein CcmE, with the protein product MTQRKKRRLSLIALMLLLVGGATALVLTAFRDSVVFFYAPTELRAKEIPADRQLRVGGLVVEGSVAHHGEGLVTFAITDKRTEIPVEYRGLLPDLFAEGKGVVVKGQMNGNGVLAADNVLAKHDENYVPPEVQEALEKAGEWKKGAPEGMTAE
- the ccmD gene encoding heme exporter protein CcmD, whose translation is MQAVLDYLAMGGYAAYIWPAYGLSVLVMGGLVVQSVRQLRARQRAVAALERGRRRQRDTDGES
- a CDS encoding EAL domain-containing protein, which codes for MAEQAAPDRSEAHAFMDFVAGTRKGNRPGVKLISVAMHPFDATLDSRAVREALGRKLADYARKQELRFFDVNNRMFALIPENQRNEQALINTVYKVRLMVVNTVRTYATSLDVDPSELTEVIHTRRDANKLARLVRSAVDTPKELQTPIGPAGPLTNRHVEELAKRIKAAGAKRFTREFGRSQAIAYMPRSNDRPDPVGWEAFISMGHLRSQLLPGVTFDSDPEAYRQLTLRLDEVVLASLAAERANSWDAEVGHVSVNMNVASMVSDAFERLATYLADQVDAELWVELTIPDILENLDSFREAQRMLEKYNVRTMADRVTPETLAQAEAAKLDLHGYKFVWDRRDKGLDSIRDAVKTVTAQDRPVVLCRVEEARGVKAAQTLDVRHFQGFYVDDLLAFGSMDEMEDAAG
- a CDS encoding DsbE family thiol:disulfide interchange protein, with protein sequence MSEHGATPPGLGRRLLFALPLLAVLAFAGLAYWGLQPGHDPDAVPTGMVGERIPDFTLPALAGVRGGGVSLATLTAHEGPVLVNVFASWCAPCRAEHPVIMHLAEQRGIPVYGIAYKNAPAKARAWLNELGNPYRAVGVLSEKRAGVGIDLGISGVPETFLVGPNGVIRYKHNGALTRTILENDLLPRLAELRDQ